A single Amphiura filiformis chromosome 8, Afil_fr2py, whole genome shotgun sequence DNA region contains:
- the LOC140158912 gene encoding zinc transporter ZIP1-like, translating into MEVTITKVLVLFSLLCTCLLAGLAPLRFARFATHQDTAHRRKRAIRAMSFLSCYGGGVFLATCLLDLLPTVRDKLSDVFDRLEIYTSFPVAEFVVAIGFFIIVIVEQVALDCKEASGDDSGHSHGHFHADENDESINDVESNSSRPLLEPPIDSLNRDEDNINADINIRAPATNRLGYGSFNRRRPRVHKDSVDEFREQSREEADLEDHDMHSHSSLRALMLLVALSLHSIFEGLAIGLQGTNDQVLDIFTAVIIHKTILAFSLGMSLVQSKLSKRAIIQACMCFAIMAPIGIAVGIAVDTGYSDFTHSVFNGLLQGIATGTFLYITFFEVLPHEMHSPSDRLLKVLCLILGFSTICGLLFLEPDVVRPACYRNAEPV; encoded by the coding sequence ATGGAAGTAACAATCACCAAAGTTTTAGTGCTTTTCTCATTGCTATGTACATGTTTATTGGCAGGGCTGGCTCCTCTGAGATTCGCCCGATTTGCAACACATCAGGATACAGCACACAGACGAAAACGAGCCATAAGGGCTATGAGTTTCCTCAGCTGTTACGGTGGAGGAGTATTTTTAGCAACCTGTCTATTGGATTTACTTCCCACGGTCAGAGATAAGCTGAGTGATGTGTTTGATAGGCTAGAAATTTACACAAGTTTTCCAGTGGCAGAATTTGTTGTGGCAATAGGATTTTTCATCATTGTAATTGTGGAACAAGTTGCACTGGATTGTAAAGAAGCATCAGGCGATGACTCTGGACATTCTCATGGTCACTTTCATGCAGATGAAAATGATGAATCTATAAACGATGTAGAAAGTAACTCATCAAGACCTCTATTAGAGCCACCGATTGATAGTTTGAATCGTGATGAAGACAATATTAATGCAGACATCAATATCAGAGCACCGGCAACAAATCGTTTAGGTTACGGAAGCTTTAATAGAAGGCGTCCAAGAGTCCACAAAGATTCAGTTGATGAATTTCGAGAACAGAGCCGTGAAGAAGCAGATCTTGAAGATCATGATATGCACTCTCACTCGTCGTTACGTGCACTAATGCTTCTCGTAGCTCTATCGTTACACTCCATATTTGAGGGCCTTGCTATTGGACTTCAGGGCACAAACGATCAAGTACTTGACATATTTACTGCTGTGATTATCCACAAAACCATCCTTGCCTTCAGTCTCGGTATGAGTCTAGTTCAAAGCAAACTTAGCAAGCGAGCAATAATACAAGCATGTATGTGTTTTGCAATCATGGCACCGATAGGAATTGCTGTAGGGATCGCAGTAGACACAGGTTATTCAGATTTTACCCACAGTGTCTTCAATGGCCTTTTACAAGGTATAGCTACTGGAACTTTCCTCTACATAACATTCTTTGAAGTTTTGCCTCATGAAATGCATTCCCCTTCTGACAGACTTTTGAAAGTTTTGTGCTTAATTTTGGGGTTCTCAACCATTTGTGGACTGCTATTTTTAGAACCAGATGTTGTAAGACCAGCTTGTTATAGAAATGCTGAACCAGTTTGA